In the genome of Chryseobacterium sp. 52, the window GCTGAAGTAGAAAACCCTTATATCCTTTTGGTAGAGAAGAAAATCTCTTCAATGAAAGAATTGCTTCCGGTTCTTGAGCCTATCGCACAAAGTGGAAAATCTTTATTAATTATCTGTGAAGAAGTTGAAGGTGAAGCTTTGGCAACTTTAGTGGTAAACAAATTAAGAGGTTCTCTTAAAATTGCTGCTGTAAAAGCTCCTGGATTCGGAGACAGAAGAAAAGCAATGTTGGAAGATATCGCCATCCTAACAGGTGGACAGGTTATTTCTGAGGAGCAAGGTTTCACGATGGAAAACGTATCTTTAGATATGTTGGGAACTGCTGAGAAAGTAACAATCGATAAAGATAACACGACTATCGTAAACGGTGGTGGTGACGAAGCTAAAATCAAAGGAAGAGTTGCTCAGATCAAAGCTCAGATGGAAACAACGACTTCTGACTATGACAGAGAAAAACTACAGGAGAGATTGGCTAAATTAGCTGGTGGTGTTGCCGTATTGTACGTAGGTGCAGCTTCTGAAGTTGAAATGAAGGAGAAAAAAGACAGAGTTGATGATGCACTTCACGCTACAAGAGCAGCAGTTGAAGAAGGTATCGTTGCTGGAGGAGGTGTTGCTTTAGTAAGAGCAATCTCTGCTTTGGAAAACCTTACAGGAATTAATGCAGACGAAACTACAGGGATTAAAATCGTTAAAAGAGCGATCGAAGAGCCATTAAGACAAATCGTTGCTAACGCAGGAGGTGAAGGTTCTGTAATCGTAGCTAAAGTTGCTGAAGGCAGCGGAGACTTCGGATACAATGCTAAAACTGACGAGTATGTAAACATGCTTGAAGCAGGAATCATTGACCCTACGAAAGTAACAAGAGTTGCCCTTGAAAATGCAGCTTCTGTTTCCGGAATGCTTCTTACCACTGAATGTGTGATCACTGAAGTGAAGAGCGCTGAACCTGCTATGCCAATGGGAGGTGGAATGCCGGGAATGATGTAGTCATCACCGATGCTTTAAATATATAAACCGCTCTACATTTGTAGGGCGGTTTTTTGTATATTAATTTTTGAAATACTAATTTTAAATATAATTTAAGATAAAAGATATGACAAAGAAATTATTATTAATACTTTTTATCCTACAAAATTTTATAAATCTATATTGTCAGCAGCACAAGTTTACTGATCTTGGAGAAGCTGTGAAATTTCCTGAAAATGTATATGAACTTAATTTAGATAAAAAGAACCTAACAAAAATTCCACTTGAGCTGAAAAAATTTAAAAATTTAAAAGTATTACGGCTGGTAGAAAATAATATTACTTCAATTCCTAATTGGATAGGCGAGCTGAAAAACTTAAAATATTTAAATCTCGGAGAAAATAAAATAAGTGCATTGCCTAACGAAATAGGAAATCTGGAAAATTTAATAGGTCTTGATTTGACATCAAATAATCTAACCACGCTACCTGATTCATTTGTTAATCTTAAAAACCTTGATTGGTTATGTCTTTATAAAAATAATAATTTCTCACACTTTCCTTCTAATTTTGGGAAGATGACTCAGTTAACCCAATTAAAATTAACAAGAAGTACTATAAAAGAACTGCCTAAGTCATTTCAAAATCTCACCAATCTGGAGCTTTTGGATTTAGGATATAATCCAAATTTGAAATTTCCTTTAATAATTACAAAGCTTGTTAATCTTGAATTCCTAAGTTTATATGGAAATGAAATAGAATCTATACCTAATGAAATTGTGAATCTGAAGAAGTTAAGAGAATTAAATCTTTCAAATAATAGAATTCATACAATTAATGAAAGAATTGGCGAACTCCAAAAATTATACGAATTAAAACTATTTGGGAATGACATCAAAACTGTTCCCAAATCACTTGAAGATAACAAAGATTTAAGTATAAAACTTTAAACCAATGTGCAAACCCGATGTCGCGGATTTATAATCCGTGATTGGATTAATCGGATACAACGCTAAAACTGACGAGTATGTAAACATGCTTGAAGCAGGAATCATTGACCCTACGAAAGTAACAAGAGTTGCCCTTGAAAATGCAGCTTCTGTTTCTGGAATGCTTCTTACAACTGAATGTGTAATCACTGAAGTGGAGAGTACAGAACCAGCTATGCCAATGGGAGGTGGAATGCCGGGAATGATGTAGTCATCACCGATGCTTTAAATATATAAACCGCTCTGCTTTTGTAGGGCGGTTTTTATTTTGCAAAAAGTCCATTGGACTTTTTACTTGAAACTTTATTCGCAATTGTATATATTGTATATTGACGCAATGCGTAAATTCGGGTGTTGTGTGCAATGGCAATATCGACACCGACTAGACATTAAGACTTTTGAATAAAAAAACGAAAAATAATTGAAAATAAACTTTTTAGAATATCCTAAGACAATAAAAATATTGCTAGCAATCTATGTTTTAGGTTTTGCCATTGGGACAACTACTCATGTATTGGACTTGTTAAATCATGGCTTAATACTTAATAAAAATGTGTCTACGTGGAAAAACATATATTGGGTATCGTTAACTTTCTTAGATTTTTTAGCTATTATCTTAATTTTAAGAAGTATTGTTCCAGCTTTAATAATATCTAATTTAATCATTGTTTCAGACGTACTAATAAATACAAACGGGTTGACATTTGAAAGATTTGGCAATTCTGATGATTATAAAATAGTTTTACAAATAATCTTTGGACTTTATATATTATCAACGACTCCAATAATTTTACGACTGCATACCAGGGACAGAAAAAGCCACAGCACACAACATCAGGTTTAAATTATGCCCGGATGACGTGGTTCTTGAAAGTTTCTGCCTTTTAATTGCTTTAGTGCTCGGGCGACAATGAAGTGCTTTTAATCGGGCACAATATAAACCGGTAAACATTATCGGCAATTATAATGAGACCATTTAATATACAACCGCTCTATTTTTATAGTCGGTTTTTTGTTTAAATTATGGTTTTCAATAAGGAAATAGTATATTTATATTCTTATATTTAAATGATTAGCAAATAGATAACAAAAAATAAAATAGCATTCGCGCAATTATATATATTTTATATTGGCGCAATGCGTAAATTCGGGTGTTGTCTGCAACCCTATAAAAAATACAGCGATCAAACGAAAGATGAGAAAATTAATTTTTACTGCTACTCTACTTTTTAGTAGTTTTCTTTTTGCACAAAGTTTTGAAACTTATGCAAATCCTAAAGTTTCTGAAATTCAGAAAAATTTTAAATTCAAAAAGTATTCTAAAAAATTACTTGCTGAATTTTCGAAGCAAATTGTTGAAGAACCAAACAAAATTGTAACTGTTTCTGAATTTATTCCAGGAGAAATAATTGGCTGGAACAATGAACGTGGAAGTTATAAATCTTCTCAAGTATTCAAAATAAATGATGGAAAATTATTAGCCGTTGAAACTGAGCCAAATTCTGAAACTTTTATGAAAATTATAAATGCTTATGCTCCAAAAAACACGTATTTTGAATTTAATTCAATTGGAGGAAGAAATTATGATGCTGAATTTGTGAAAAAACAAAAAAATGGAAAATATTTAATGGCAATAAATTTAATTGCTTTGAAAAATGATTCTGATGGTTCAAATTCTAATTTTGATAATTCGTCACTTTATAATTTAGAATATGAAACTTTAGATTTTAAAACGTTCAAGCCTTTAAAAATAAAAAAAACGGAAAGTAAAAACTGGATAACTATTAAATAAAAAGGCTTCATACAACAAGGTATTGGCAATTATAACTAAACACTATATTTCAAAAAATATGTATTAAAGATAAGGAATCAAGTTCTTCCTCACTAGACATCTCTTATCTTGTTGATTCAATGATTTATTATGGAAAAGTAATTTTATTAGTGCATAGAAATGATATATCTCGCTACCGCACGAATCGTGTGGCTTTGGTTTTTAGATTAAATTATTACAATTTTTAATTTATAATACTTAACCACATGAAAGGATTCGTGCGGTAGCGGGGGAACTTTAGTACAAAACTGAACGGAAGTGCTTCGAATTCCCCAACATCGCAAAACCCTAAACCGTTACCTGCTATTTTTGAAGAACCGAACGCAAGACAGAAAACATGAACAAAAAGACACTTTCAATATTAAAGAAAATCTACTTTCACGAAAATGGATTTTATAATTTATCCCTTGACAGAATCGAATATAAAATTCCAACGTCTGTAACACAGGTTGATTTGAAATTGTTAGAAACCATTGGACTGAAACCAAATAATTTTGAAACTTTTGACCACGATAATTCTTTGGACAGATTGCTAAAACTTCGAGAAAATAAAAAATTGACACTCGACTTTGTAACGGCAATGTTTATAAAAGGTGTGACAGGAGAATTGCCAAGAGGAAGACAAACCTTAATGAGCTATTTGTATTTAAAGCATTTACCAAAGCACGAATTTGTGGGTAAGGAGAGTTGCGAAATATGTGGTTTGCCAAAATTTAAGACAGAAGATAAAACACACCAACTTTACACGTATTATTTAGGACATTCTTGGAATGAAACTCCGCTTAGTTTTTTAACTGAGCTTGAAGAAGCTCTGACTTTTGAGAAGCCCGAAATAACAAAATCTGACCGAGACAAGTTAACCGAATTAATAGAGTTCACTACAAAAGCTGATAATACGGAAACACCAGGGAAACTGGAAAAAAGAATTGCGTCAGACAAAATTTTAGAGCAAACTGACAAATATAAACGTTATGGAATTTTACAAACACTTGCCGAATGTGGAATTTTACCTAATAAATTAATTAGTCCTAAATATGAAAAATTTGCAAGTAGAAAAGAATTATGGGACGCAAGTAAAAAACTAACAACATCACATCGTTCAGACATTATTTTGCCTTTAGCTGGTTGGAAAGGAGAAAATAGTGTTAATATAAAACGTTTCAATGAAATATTCAATCCGACAAAATAAAACAGCAGGTAACAAGCGGTTTTGCGTCAGGCTAAAAGGCAACACATAAATGAGAAGAAATTTAATAATTATTGCAATTACTATCACCGTTTTAAACTTGCTTGGCTGTATAGAACAGTCGAAAAAAGTGGATAGCAAACTTCCAAAAGAAACGCAGGCGCAACTTAATCAATCATTAGAAACCTTTAATAATAAATCAATGTATTTAAATCTGAATTTAGAAAAATTTAAAGAAAATTGGGGTTCAACGGCTGTTCCAACAGAATTAGAAAAACTGATTGATTTTCAAACCAATATTTCTGCTCCGGAATTTTATTCGCAGGGTTTTGCTGTAACAATAGACGACAAAGGAGGGCTAATAAGTTGGAGTAACAACCCATCATTTATAGATAAGCTACACCCTTTTGCGCAAGCCAACGGCACAGGTTCATTTTATGCAATTTGGAATGACGGAACCTCAAAACCGATTAACGAAATGCCCATTGTGGTATTTGGCGATGAAGGCGGAACACATATTGTAGCCGAAAATATGTTGCAATTCCTTCATTTGATAACATTTGACGCCGAAATTTTGGTTGAATTTGATCAAGCCTATTTCGAAAAATACGAAGATTATGAGGAAAGCAGAGACTTGGGCAAATATCTGAATTGGCTGAAAGAAAAATACAATTTAAATCAAATTCAAAACCCTTCCGAAATTATTTCTGCTGCACAAGAAAAATATAAAGCACAGTTTGACAAATGGTTTAAACAATATTATAAAATTGGATAAGAATGCGTTTTATTAGGCAAAATTTATTGAACAATGACTTCGTGTATTGAAAGAATACAACAGTAATAAAGCCCGAACCGTTACCTGCTAGGATAATAAAGACACATCCCTCGCTACCGCACGAATCCTTTCGTGTAGCTTTGGCTTTTAGATTATATTATTACAATGTAAATTTATAATACTTTAAACCACACGAAAGGATTCGTTCGGTAGCGGGGTGTTATCACTGAAGTGAAGAGCGCTGAACCTGCTATGCCAATGGGAGGTGGAATGCCGGGAATGATGTAGTCTTAACTACCATATATAAATTAAAACCGCTCTATAAAAATAGAGCGGTTTTTTGTATTATATTTGACAACTAGCCATGATCTATGAAAATCAACTTTTTTTCTAACTTATATATTTTGCTATTATTAATAGCTTTGCCAGAAATGGTATTTTCACAATCGGCCGACTTTACCATTCAGGATGTAAAGTTTGAAAGTCAGAATATTACTCTTGCAGGCTCCATTTTAGAACCTAAAAATCCATTGGTAGCAGTTGTCATTGTTCACGGGTCAGATCCGGTAAAAAGAGAAATGGAATTCGCAAAACGTCTTGCCAAGGAAGGCATTGCTGTATTCACCTACGACAAACGCGGAGTTGGAGAATCTGGTGGTGTATATGTAGGACCCTCTGTGGGCACCAATAATATTGACACTACTAATCTTACTTTATTGGCTCAGGATGCCAATGCAGCTGTAGAAACGTTTCAGACCTATTTAAAAGATAAAAAAATACCCATTGGATTAGTCGGATTTAGCCAGGCGGGATGGATAATCCCAATTGCTGCAAGCAAAAATCCACAAATTGACTTTATGGTTTTATTTAGCTGCCCTACCATTACCACTCTGGAACAACTTCGATTTCAGTTTTATACCAATGGAAACAATAGTTTTTGGGAAAATCACACAGAAGCAGATGCTATTGAGCATACCAGAAATGATCCGGACAAATATCAATTTGCAGCCACTGACCCCAAAACCTATCTGAATACCCTTTCAATTCCCGGACTTTGGCTTTTTGGTGAAAAAGACATACAGATTCCGGTAAAGTTGTGTATAGAGCAATTGAACACCCTTAAAGTTCAAGGCAAGCCTTTCGAATACACTCTTTTTTCTAAACTGGGACACAACACTTCTTCCGGCAATGATACAGTACCTGTCGATATTGCTGTACAATGGATAAAGCAGAAAGCTTTGAATAGTAAAAAATCTAAATTTTCAAAATAAAGCACTGTTACAGGTACTATAGACCCTACGAAAGTAACAAGAGTTGCCCTTGAAAATGCAGCTTCTGTTTCTGGAATGCTTCTTACAACTGAGTACGTAATC includes:
- the groL gene encoding chaperonin GroEL (60 kDa chaperone family; promotes refolding of misfolded polypeptides especially under stressful conditions; forms two stacked rings of heptamers to form a barrel-shaped 14mer; ends can be capped by GroES; misfolded proteins enter the barrel where they are refolded when GroES binds) translates to MAKEIKFDIESRDALKRGVDALANAVKVTLGPKGRNVVIEKSFGAPHVTKDGVTVAKEIELEDRVENMGAQMVKEVASKTNDIAGDGTTTATVLAQAIVREGLKNVAAGANPMDLKRGIDKAVTAVVANLKAQSKEVGDSKEMVKQVASVSANNDETIGALIAEAFGKVGKEGVITVEEAKGIDTTVDVVEGMQFDRGYQSPYFVTNPEKMVAEVENPYILLVEKKISSMKELLPVLEPIAQSGKSLLIICEEVEGEALATLVVNKLRGSLKIAAVKAPGFGDRRKAMLEDIAILTGGQVISEEQGFTMENVSLDMLGTAEKVTIDKDNTTIVNGGGDEAKIKGRVAQIKAQMETTTSDYDREKLQERLAKLAGGVAVLYVGAASEVEMKEKKDRVDDALHATRAAVEEGIVAGGGVALVRAISALENLTGINADETTGIKIVKRAIEEPLRQIVANAGGEGSVIVAKVAEGSGDFGYNAKTDEYVNMLEAGIIDPTKVTRVALENAASVSGMLLTTECVITEVKSAEPAMPMGGGMPGMM
- a CDS encoding leucine-rich repeat domain-containing protein gives rise to the protein MTKKLLLILFILQNFINLYCQQHKFTDLGEAVKFPENVYELNLDKKNLTKIPLELKKFKNLKVLRLVENNITSIPNWIGELKNLKYLNLGENKISALPNEIGNLENLIGLDLTSNNLTTLPDSFVNLKNLDWLCLYKNNNFSHFPSNFGKMTQLTQLKLTRSTIKELPKSFQNLTNLELLDLGYNPNLKFPLIITKLVNLEFLSLYGNEIESIPNEIVNLKKLRELNLSNNRIHTINERIGELQKLYELKLFGNDIKTVPKSLEDNKDLSIKL
- a CDS encoding alpha/beta hydrolase family protein gives rise to the protein MLLLIALPEMVFSQSADFTIQDVKFESQNITLAGSILEPKNPLVAVVIVHGSDPVKREMEFAKRLAKEGIAVFTYDKRGVGESGGVYVGPSVGTNNIDTTNLTLLAQDANAAVETFQTYLKDKKIPIGLVGFSQAGWIIPIAASKNPQIDFMVLFSCPTITTLEQLRFQFYTNGNNSFWENHTEADAIEHTRNDPDKYQFAATDPKTYLNTLSIPGLWLFGEKDIQIPVKLCIEQLNTLKVQGKPFEYTLFSKLGHNTSSGNDTVPVDIAVQWIKQKALNSKKSKFSK